In Sesamum indicum cultivar Zhongzhi No. 13 linkage group LG8, S_indicum_v1.0, whole genome shotgun sequence, the sequence ttcaaattgaatttgattggaTATGAACTAATTTATATGTTAAGGACAATATATTTGCagtataattagtaaatagtTTAATAAAAGTGACCTATCATATGATAACTGAATAATACTTACTTTATAGTCTATTTAATTCGATCAAATCTAatttggataataattttttctccaaaatcatGTTTAATCCatagtattttaaatattttggggAGGTAAGTATAAATTCCCCAAACCTCAAAGATTTCGCGAAACGCTTGACCCAAAGGACGATTTCTAGTACAAACGCGACATTTCTGCCCGCAAAACCCTCGAAAGCCAATTGAAATCCGAATCCAAGCGCANNNNNNNNNNNNNNNNNNNNNNNNNNNNNNNNNNNNNNNTCGAGCGGCGGCGAAGCGAGGGTCGGCGTCCCTCTTGGCTTTAGGTTCACTGAGTTCTCAGCTACAACAATGGCGGGGTATCCGGGTGAAGGTTCTGAACAACAATCTGGATCAGGCCTTGGCTTTAATGCAGAGGAAGATGCAGTCGAGCGGAATCGAAAGGATGATAAGGAGCGAGCAGACCTGCCATATCAAGAATTCCGAGAAGCGCGTTTTGGCTAAGAAGAATTTGGAGCGCAAGATTCGTTCACAGGACCTCGCCCGCAAGCTTAAGGCGATACTCGTTCAGAAAGTCAGGTAAAGTGTATGAAAAGCTTGATTTGTCGTTGGGGAACTGATTTCGATTCATAATTACTCATGTTGCACGCGTTATTAGTTGATTTTTGGGGGAATATGGTGGAAATGTGGAAGTGGAATTTGTGGGCTTTTGTTCTTCGTGGTATTTGATGtggaaaatggagaaaatttgTTTGCAATCAGCATTGTGTTGCGGATACTTGAGTTTATATATAGTGTGCTTTTTGTTCTCTTTTGCTAATGTTGAAGTATTACAGGATGTAACTATAATGAATTATGTGGAAGGTATTGAACTTTCTTCACTATGGTAGAGTTAACGAAacattatttgtaatattcatCTGAAAAGTTGAGGATTTTGGCATATGAATGGTGAAATTAGATTGGTAGTGGCAGTACTAAGTATGGGAAATTAGATTATTGTTGGCATGTGGAGGGATTACATATTTTTCTGTTTGATTGATTATTCTGCCACCTCCACTGCTGATTGACCAAAGGCGTAGACGGGTAGACCCTGTGGTTGATTTTATTGGTTTGTTGTTGTTGAGTTGGATATTAGAATCGTGTGTAGAAATGCTTTGATTGCCATGATTCCTACCCATATTTGGTATTAGCTCAAAAAATCAGGAGTTGACACGGAAGAAATATgttctttttcactttttcaaatgaaacaaaaaaataatggacATGAATGGTGAACACAAATACCAAGGAAATTATTTGTGAATGTTGTGTGTCCTACAGCTAATGGATGATGAACAATCTCCTCTGTCAAGCAACTAGGGGGGGCTACAATCATCCAGATATTTTACGTTGTATTGTAACTGATGAAAGTTTTTCCTTCACTCCGACAAGATTAAAGATTTAATAGACGCTATCACATCTTCTCTCGATCTCGGTCTTATTTTCtgtcttttccttctttttcctATTAGTTACAACAAACCCGtcttgtgtgctaaatttttttaccttGATTTCTGTCTTGTGGCGTGGTTTAATGAAGCTGTATCCTTCCAAGTCCATGAAACAAGTGTATCTTAAAACTGCTCTTTCTTTTCCTAAAGCAAAGTGTGTGAGGCATGGGAGTAAAGAGGTTGAAGGTGAATATTATCTTACCTCTTTTATTTCTGATGAATGGCAAGTGCGAATTCATGACAGTTTTCACCTCCATATTGCTGTGAAGTCTTCTTATAGACTTGGAATTCTGCCATAAGATTGTATGTATACAGAGGCGATACATGATATTCAATTGCTGCTATTTATCTTTTCCATAGTCCAAGGACAAAGGAAATGATTTAGTTTGGTGATGAATCTTGATAACAGAAGTAGGAAAAGAAGATTCATATGGTGTACTTCAGATAATATACGGAGAAATGTTTTGTTAAGCTGAATTGAGTCATAAGGAAATATTACAACTGATATAGTGTTCTGTTGGTAACACATTCTCACAGTTCGTATTAGTTAGTTTCttgaaaaacagttaaaaaacTAGGTGCTTTATTGACTGGCATGTTGCTTATT encodes:
- the LOC105168327 gene encoding uncharacterized protein LOC105168327 (The sequence of the model RefSeq protein was modified relative to this genomic sequence to represent the inferred CDS: added 5 bases not found in genome assembly), giving the protein MIRAAAKRGSASLLALGSLSSQLQQWRGIRVKVLNNNLDQALALMQRKMQSSGIERMIRSEQTCHIKNSEKRVLAKKNLERKIRSQDLARKLKAILVQKVRGL